A window of Fictibacillus halophilus contains these coding sequences:
- a CDS encoding diguanylate cyclase, which yields MIIVKQLFANLAILVALLFLYTQIKKDPPLRMNSTIKKKITTGVAGGLFSNILMQYSIPIGTTLIDLRHIPIILLAYFGGAVPAFIGMFLVIAGRFLIGINISSYTSSLLMLTVTLFAIGISRTNLSQQTKKWSMLTFANLLTSLLFFYLIEDQQLLLYLIPGYWFVSFLSGYVAFQVLHILFKSQMMFDKYKAESTIDPLTGLNNVRKFDEVFNSCMADLEKKKKLSLLYIDIDFFKKINDTYGHSEGDVVLKDLGLILRSCARPTDIVSRNGGEEFTVLLVDSSLDQAKKIAERIRSTVEEHAFLLNSGTEVNITVSIGLSNFPETTPNGNLMIKDADKALYEAKRTGRNKVCTANQ from the coding sequence ATGATAATTGTGAAACAGCTTTTTGCTAATCTTGCAATCTTAGTCGCACTATTGTTTCTGTATACCCAGATTAAGAAAGATCCACCACTCCGTATGAATTCTACAATTAAGAAAAAGATAACTACAGGAGTGGCAGGGGGATTGTTCAGTAACATCCTCATGCAGTACAGCATTCCGATCGGTACAACTCTGATTGATTTAAGACATATCCCAATTATTCTACTAGCCTATTTTGGTGGAGCAGTGCCGGCATTTATAGGAATGTTCTTAGTCATCGCAGGTCGGTTTTTAATAGGGATTAATATTTCTTCTTATACGTCTAGTCTGTTAATGTTAACTGTTACCTTGTTTGCAATCGGAATTTCAAGAACGAACTTGAGCCAACAGACAAAAAAATGGTCCATGCTTACTTTTGCAAATCTATTAACATCCCTCTTGTTTTTCTATCTGATTGAGGACCAACAGTTGCTACTTTACTTAATTCCTGGATATTGGTTCGTTTCCTTTCTTTCAGGTTATGTAGCGTTTCAGGTATTACATATTTTATTTAAGAGTCAGATGATGTTTGATAAGTACAAAGCAGAGTCTACGATCGATCCGTTGACGGGGTTGAACAATGTAAGAAAATTTGATGAAGTATTTAATAGTTGTATGGCAGATCTTGAAAAGAAGAAAAAGCTTTCTTTGTTGTATATTGATATTGATTTTTTTAAGAAAATTAATGATACTTATGGTCACTCAGAAGGGGATGTTGTACTAAAAGATTTAGGGTTAATCCTTAGATCATGCGCACGTCCGACAGACATTGTGAGTAGGAACGGCGGAGAAGAATTTACGGTCTTACTCGTAGATAGTTCGCTGGATCAAGCAAAAAAAATTGCAGAAAGAATTAGATCAACGGTGGAAGAGCATGCATTTCTCTTAAACAGTGGTACAGAAGTAAACATCACAGTGTCTATCGGATTATCTAACTTTCCAGAAACAACTCCTAATGGAAACTTAATGATTAAAGATGCAGATAAAGCATTGTATGAAGCGAAGAGAACTGGAAGAAATAAAGTATGTACAGCCAATCAATGA
- a CDS encoding GNAT family N-acetyltransferase yields MDNKQMVMKGLTGMEIVEIRNVDECTDELSDLLIKVVDEGASIGFLPPLKKQEADAFWESCVEPDILFWIAKVDEHIAGTIQLHLCTKPNGTHRAEVAKLMTHPAFRQKGIGRKLLLHAEQRAKEIGRSLLVLDTREGDPSNLLYQSFGFQEAGRIPFFAKNEKGGLDTTVLYYKTI; encoded by the coding sequence ATGGATAATAAACAAATGGTGATGAAGGGGCTAACGGGAATGGAAATTGTTGAGATACGGAATGTTGACGAATGTACCGACGAGCTGTCTGATCTTTTAATTAAAGTAGTAGATGAAGGAGCTTCAATCGGCTTTTTGCCTCCGCTTAAAAAACAAGAAGCTGATGCCTTTTGGGAAAGCTGTGTGGAACCTGATATTTTGTTTTGGATCGCTAAAGTTGATGAGCATATCGCGGGTACCATTCAGCTTCACTTGTGTACGAAACCAAATGGAACTCATCGTGCAGAGGTAGCTAAGCTGATGACACACCCAGCATTTAGACAAAAAGGAATTGGGCGAAAGCTGCTGCTTCATGCAGAACAAAGGGCAAAAGAAATAGGGCGGTCACTGCTTGTTTTAGATACAAGGGAAGGTGATCCATCAAATCTACTTTATCAGTCGTTTGGTTTTCAAGAAGCGGGGCGAATACCCTTTTTCGCTAAGAACGAAAAAGGTGGATTAGATACAACCGTTTTGTACTATAAAACGATATGA
- a CDS encoding Gfo/Idh/MocA family protein produces the protein MNVALLSKWHVHAVDYAREAMENKAITIKTVWDENQERGTQWAEELGVSYEADLQNVLADSSIDGVIVTTATNRHKEVIIAAANHGKHIFTEKVLAFTVKECEEILDAVDKNKVQLMVNLPRLTESFYLYAQQAVDIGLLGDLTYIRCRVAHNGSVPSEENPKGWLPQHFYNKEECGGGALIDLGAHPIYLTNRLGGKVKAVSGKLNELYELGVDDNAVVMVEYESGAMGMIETGFLSYGSPQQLELYGTEGTLMVEWQDVRIKSKHLGTEDWVKPELPNPISSNMEQWVESIENGVKTTIERDDIVNLTAINEAAAISSKEGRRVQLSELISKQNI, from the coding sequence ATGAATGTAGCTCTACTCAGTAAATGGCACGTGCATGCAGTCGATTATGCACGAGAAGCAATGGAAAATAAAGCCATCACAATCAAAACGGTTTGGGATGAAAACCAAGAGCGGGGTACCCAGTGGGCTGAAGAATTAGGGGTATCGTATGAAGCGGATCTCCAGAACGTGCTAGCTGATTCAAGCATTGATGGTGTAATCGTTACTACAGCAACAAACCGTCATAAAGAGGTAATTATCGCTGCTGCGAACCATGGGAAACATATTTTTACTGAAAAAGTCCTAGCTTTCACAGTGAAAGAGTGTGAAGAAATTTTAGATGCTGTAGACAAAAATAAGGTACAACTTATGGTCAACCTTCCAAGACTTACAGAAAGCTTTTACCTCTATGCCCAACAAGCAGTAGACATTGGACTTCTTGGAGATCTTACATATATTAGATGTCGCGTAGCTCATAACGGATCAGTACCTTCCGAAGAGAATCCAAAAGGATGGCTGCCACAGCACTTTTATAATAAAGAAGAGTGTGGAGGAGGAGCTTTGATCGATCTTGGGGCACACCCAATTTATTTAACGAACCGTTTAGGTGGAAAAGTAAAAGCAGTAAGCGGTAAACTAAATGAATTATACGAATTAGGTGTAGATGATAACGCTGTCGTTATGGTGGAATATGAATCAGGTGCTATGGGCATGATCGAAACGGGCTTCTTATCTTATGGAAGCCCTCAGCAACTCGAGCTTTACGGCACAGAAGGTACACTTATGGTTGAATGGCAAGATGTAAGGATTAAAAGCAAGCACCTTGGCACAGAGGATTGGGTAAAGCCGGAACTGCCGAATCCAATCTCTTCTAATATGGAGCAATGGGTTGAGTCGATTGAAAATGGGGTGAAAACGACGATAGAAAGAGATGATATTGTAAACCTAACGGCAATAAATGAAGCAGCAGCTATCTCGAGTAAAGAAGGTCGTCGTGTGCAATTATCAGAACTAATATCAAAGCAGAATATTTAA
- a CDS encoding DinB family protein, whose amino-acid sequence MNKKTILLNQMAANHNEPNWFVPIDRALQGLTIEQAREKPGDSNSIWEIVNHLIFWNERYLQRFKGNSPHQKVESNDETFENKNGQDWEAAKDQLFAILTDWATVLKDAEGSIFEISAHEDRHDPWYSVLAHINIHNAYHIGQIVEIRKSKGNWDSSKGVH is encoded by the coding sequence ATGAATAAAAAAACAATTCTTTTAAATCAAATGGCGGCAAACCATAATGAACCAAACTGGTTTGTGCCTATCGATCGAGCACTTCAAGGACTTACAATTGAACAAGCGAGGGAAAAGCCTGGTGACAGCAACTCAATATGGGAAATCGTCAACCACTTAATTTTCTGGAACGAACGTTATTTACAGAGGTTTAAAGGAAATTCGCCCCATCAAAAGGTTGAAAGCAATGATGAGACGTTCGAAAACAAAAACGGTCAGGATTGGGAAGCAGCTAAAGATCAATTATTTGCTATCCTAACGGATTGGGCCACTGTATTAAAAGATGCAGAGGGTAGTATCTTTGAAATTTCTGCTCATGAAGACCGTCACGACCCTTGGTATTCAGTACTTGCTCATATAAACATTCATAATGCCTATCACATCGGCCAAATCGTTGAGATAAGAAAATCTAAAGGAAACTGGGATTCTAGTAAAGGTGTTCATTAA
- a CDS encoding SRPBCC family protein, translating to MENLKFVYVTYIETSSEKLWDALTNGDLTEQYFFGSRVDSEWKEGSQITYSRGSKVTDWGEILTYEPQKKLSFTWFNKWDDEVRKKPTIATFLLKELNGTVRLTLRHENLKDADLVEDEDTFVGFNNGWPAILSNLKTMLETGRTLPPVIS from the coding sequence GTGGAGAATCTAAAGTTTGTATATGTTACATATATAGAGACCTCATCTGAAAAATTGTGGGATGCCCTAACAAACGGAGATTTAACAGAGCAATACTTTTTCGGCAGCCGAGTGGATTCGGAATGGAAAGAAGGTTCACAGATTACATATTCACGCGGCAGTAAGGTGACTGATTGGGGAGAAATCTTAACATATGAGCCACAAAAGAAACTCTCCTTTACATGGTTCAACAAGTGGGATGATGAAGTTCGGAAAAAGCCTACTATTGCGACATTTCTGCTTAAGGAGTTGAACGGTACAGTGAGGTTGACATTGCGTCACGAGAATTTGAAGGATGCAGATCTCGTAGAGGATGAAGATACGTTCGTAGGATTTAACAATGGCTGGCCAGCGATCTTGAGCAATTTGAAAACAATGCTGGAAACAGGACGAACGTTGCCACCAGTAATTTCTTGA
- a CDS encoding LysE family translocator → MILFFKYVLLGLSLAAPIGPVNAAQMDRGIKYGFWQAWMVGLGATLADALYMLMVYMGLVSYINTPFIKTFLWLFGSFVLLYTGIETLKKASSERKSSQQDYTVHNSRSFMAGFLMSLTNPLTILFWLGIYGSILAETATKYSLESLLLYSAAIFTGILMWDFAMAVVSSSFRKMLADRILDGISKLSGLSLIGFGFYFGYKGISFLLS, encoded by the coding sequence ATGATATTATTTTTTAAATATGTACTGCTAGGTTTATCTCTTGCTGCACCAATCGGTCCTGTAAATGCTGCACAGATGGACCGCGGTATTAAATACGGATTTTGGCAAGCTTGGATGGTCGGATTAGGTGCAACTCTTGCAGATGCTCTCTATATGCTTATGGTCTACATGGGGCTTGTAAGCTATATTAATACACCATTCATTAAAACTTTCCTCTGGCTATTTGGCAGTTTTGTTCTTCTTTATACGGGAATCGAGACATTAAAAAAAGCTTCTTCTGAAAGAAAGAGCAGTCAACAAGATTACACGGTACATAATAGCAGGAGTTTTATGGCTGGTTTTCTCATGTCTCTTACCAATCCACTTACTATCTTATTTTGGTTAGGAATATATGGTTCTATACTTGCAGAAACTGCAACGAAATATTCATTAGAAAGTCTACTTCTTTATAGTGCAGCTATATTTACAGGCATACTAATGTGGGATTTCGCGATGGCAGTCGTATCAAGTAGTTTTCGAAAGATGCTGGCTGACCGCATTCTAGATGGAATTTCGAAACTATCAGGTTTATCATTAATCGGATTTGGTTTTTACTTTGGTTATAAAGGTATCTCGTTTTTATTATCGTAA
- a CDS encoding amino acid permease gives MAWWQLSLVGVGCTIGTGYFLGSTIGIQLTGPSIVFSFILAAIGTYIVFQLLAKMTAADPQKGSFCYYATHAYGRWAGFSCGWNYWVSNILIMGSQLTALSILSQFWLPHVPLWIFAAFYAVLAIIVVLAGTKKFDQVENLLAVIKVAAIVMFIILAIAGLIGFVDGKNYDLVIPNTFNGYFTGGLKGFWSSLIYAFYAFGGIEVIGMMAMQLKKTEDASKAGSIMLFILTIIYVLSIGLAVSTVALETFDHKESPFVTAMERYHLGFFPHVFNGAIIIAGFSAMAAALFGVTNLLRTLAEDGDAPKLFAKTIKFKKLPLPAMGLGAGGLLASIITALLLPGRIYEYITTAAGILLLFNWLFIILSSMKILKQSIGVKLISIVAIGLISLAVTGTWFEETIRPGLYVSIGISVIIGIIALVIQKKRNQQEKSSV, from the coding sequence ATGGCTTGGTGGCAGCTCTCTCTTGTTGGAGTAGGGTGTACAATAGGAACAGGTTATTTTTTAGGATCCACGATTGGAATCCAGCTTACCGGCCCTTCTATTGTATTTTCCTTTATATTGGCAGCAATAGGAACTTACATCGTGTTTCAGTTATTAGCCAAAATGACAGCAGCAGATCCTCAAAAGGGTTCTTTTTGTTATTATGCCACACATGCCTATGGAAGATGGGCGGGTTTTAGTTGTGGCTGGAATTATTGGGTCTCTAATATATTGATCATGGGAAGCCAGCTCACTGCACTTTCAATCCTCTCTCAATTTTGGTTGCCACATGTTCCGCTTTGGATCTTTGCAGCTTTTTATGCAGTTTTAGCCATTATTGTTGTGTTAGCGGGAACGAAGAAATTTGATCAAGTTGAAAATTTGCTGGCTGTCATAAAAGTAGCAGCAATCGTTATGTTCATTATTTTGGCGATCGCAGGACTAATTGGTTTTGTTGATGGAAAAAACTATGATCTAGTCATACCAAATACGTTCAACGGTTATTTTACAGGAGGACTTAAAGGCTTCTGGTCGTCTCTAATCTATGCGTTTTATGCATTTGGCGGAATAGAAGTAATCGGTATGATGGCGATGCAATTGAAAAAGACAGAAGATGCTTCAAAAGCGGGTTCGATCATGCTATTTATCCTTACAATTATTTATGTCTTATCGATTGGACTTGCTGTGTCTACGGTTGCTTTAGAAACATTTGATCATAAAGAAAGTCCATTTGTTACGGCGATGGAAAGGTATCATCTAGGTTTTTTCCCGCATGTATTTAACGGAGCGATCATTATAGCTGGGTTTTCAGCTATGGCGGCAGCTCTTTTTGGAGTGACTAATCTTTTAAGAACGCTTGCAGAAGACGGAGATGCTCCTAAATTATTTGCGAAAACGATAAAATTTAAAAAACTGCCGCTTCCTGCGATGGGTTTAGGAGCAGGAGGCCTTTTAGCAAGTATCATAACAGCACTTCTCCTCCCAGGACGTATTTATGAGTACATTACAACGGCAGCTGGGATATTACTTCTATTCAACTGGTTGTTTATCATTCTGTCTTCCATGAAGATACTAAAGCAATCTATAGGGGTGAAGCTGATTTCGATCGTTGCAATCGGATTAATCTCTTTAGCCGTAACAGGTACATGGTTTGAAGAAACCATACGACCGGGGCTTTATGTTAGTATTGGAATCTCGGTAATCATAGGAATAATTGCTTTGGTTATCCAAAAGAAACGTAATCAACAAGAAAAAAGTTCGGTTTAA
- a CDS encoding NADP-dependent oxidoreductase, which translates to MKAMIIDRYGEDVALQETKIDIPEIGEQDLLIRIHAASINPIDFKIRDGKVKMLLSFQMPLILGNDFSGTVEQVGSKVTKFQPGDKVFGRPRKSRIGTFAEYISIHEEDVAIAPSNISLIESASLPLVGLTTWQAFHDVLQLKEGQKILIHAGAGGVGTFAIQLAKTMGAYVATTASDRGYDLVKSLGADEIINYKEQDFEKVLKGYDAVFDTLGGTSLEKSFKVLRPGGKIVSVSAVPNKAFAAENNLGFFKKVIFSIVSSKIAKLERKHNVHYHFLFMKPSGEQLSKIADLVEKEVIVPVIDKVFPFKDAQKAIEYVETGRAKGKVIIKVESPLIAKD; encoded by the coding sequence ATGAAAGCAATGATAATCGATCGCTACGGAGAGGACGTAGCACTTCAAGAAACAAAAATAGATATACCCGAAATAGGGGAGCAAGATCTTTTAATCCGAATACATGCTGCAAGTATAAATCCGATAGATTTTAAAATAAGAGATGGAAAAGTAAAAATGTTGTTATCCTTTCAAATGCCATTAATTCTTGGGAATGATTTTTCAGGTACCGTTGAACAGGTAGGAAGTAAAGTGACTAAGTTTCAACCTGGAGATAAAGTGTTTGGTAGACCAAGAAAGAGCCGCATTGGAACATTCGCCGAATATATTTCAATTCATGAAGAAGATGTGGCAATCGCACCAAGTAACATTTCCTTGATTGAAAGTGCTTCACTGCCGCTAGTTGGCTTGACTACTTGGCAAGCCTTTCATGACGTTCTTCAATTGAAAGAGGGACAAAAAATCTTAATCCATGCTGGTGCGGGCGGAGTTGGTACATTTGCGATTCAGCTTGCAAAAACTATGGGAGCCTATGTAGCCACCACAGCGAGTGATAGAGGATACGATCTTGTTAAGTCATTGGGTGCTGACGAGATTATCAATTACAAAGAACAAGATTTTGAGAAGGTTCTTAAAGGGTATGATGCCGTTTTTGACACGTTAGGTGGAACTTCTTTAGAAAAATCATTTAAAGTGTTGAGACCCGGTGGAAAGATTGTTTCTGTTTCAGCTGTCCCGAATAAGGCATTTGCAGCAGAAAACAATTTGGGGTTCTTCAAAAAGGTGATTTTTTCTATTGTGAGTAGTAAGATAGCAAAGCTTGAAAGAAAACATAACGTTCATTACCATTTCCTATTCATGAAACCGAGTGGGGAACAGTTAAGCAAGATTGCTGATTTAGTAGAAAAAGAAGTGATCGTACCTGTGATCGATAAAGTCTTTCCATTTAAAGATGCACAAAAAGCAATTGAGTATGTAGAAACGGGAAGAGCAAAAGGAAAAGTAATCATTAAAGTGGAATCACCTCTAATTGCGAAAGATTGA
- a CDS encoding S66 family peptidase, giving the protein MIRYPVLNDNASIGVTAPSSGVQSTLHDMFKQACIRMEKRGYEVTCGETVWTQKKAKSAPAKTRAAEFNEMLREPNIDLIIPPWGGELLIEILEYVDFTNLPKKWILGYSDTSALLLSITLKTGIATAHGTNFVDLRGEYSDETTAMWEKVLSTEEGKTVLQKSSEKYQKEWQHQAPTPYVFHLTEDTEWKTVSGEDEKISGRLLGGCIDVIRHLVGTPYGNDADFNKQKINGEPILWYLENCEMNTADLRRSLVQMKLAGWFDNCSGFLFGRSPANDPVNDYTAEDVYRELADELQIPVIYDVDCGHVPPQITFVNGAFAEVEVKGGRGTVLQHFRK; this is encoded by the coding sequence ATGATTAGATATCCAGTATTAAACGATAATGCATCGATCGGAGTAACTGCTCCTTCCTCAGGTGTACAATCAACTCTTCATGATATGTTCAAGCAGGCCTGTATTCGGATGGAGAAGAGAGGATATGAGGTAACTTGTGGTGAAACGGTTTGGACACAGAAAAAAGCGAAGTCAGCACCAGCAAAAACACGTGCTGCTGAGTTTAATGAGATGTTAAGAGAACCAAATATAGATTTAATCATCCCTCCTTGGGGTGGTGAGCTATTAATCGAAATTTTAGAATATGTTGATTTCACGAATTTGCCAAAAAAGTGGATTCTAGGTTATTCAGATACGAGTGCTCTGTTGCTTTCCATCACGTTAAAAACAGGGATCGCAACCGCTCATGGAACAAATTTCGTTGATTTAAGAGGTGAGTACTCTGATGAAACAACAGCTATGTGGGAAAAAGTACTTTCAACAGAAGAAGGTAAAACTGTTCTTCAGAAGTCCTCTGAAAAATATCAAAAAGAATGGCAACACCAGGCGCCAACACCATACGTGTTTCATTTGACTGAAGATACAGAATGGAAGACGGTTTCAGGTGAGGATGAAAAGATTTCTGGGCGTCTGCTGGGCGGTTGTATTGATGTGATTCGGCATCTGGTAGGGACACCTTATGGTAACGACGCTGATTTTAATAAACAGAAAATCAACGGTGAACCGATCCTATGGTATTTAGAAAATTGTGAGATGAACACGGCTGATTTAAGAAGATCATTGGTTCAGATGAAGCTAGCCGGCTGGTTTGATAACTGTTCAGGTTTTCTATTCGGCCGAAGCCCTGCTAATGATCCTGTTAATGATTATACTGCTGAAGATGTGTATAGAGAATTGGCAGATGAGTTGCAGATCCCTGTTATATACGATGTGGATTGTGGACATGTACCGCCTCAAATTACATTTGTAAACGGGGCTTTTGCCGAAGTCGAGGTAAAAGGTGGTAGAGGAACGGTTTTACAACATTTTCGTAAATGA
- a CDS encoding DUF4397 domain-containing protein produces the protein MKKFFGSALAAVMMFAMMATGVFAESNDAMVRIVHASPDAPAVDVYVDGKPVVEGAEFKAATDYMPLPAGEHKVEIFAAGTKDNAVISQNLSVEAGKAYTVAAANMLEMIELAVAEDSMEATEGKAKVRIGHLSPDAPTVDVGLIGGDALFSGATFKAFTDYKELDPNTYDLEIRTPDGKQVLDLSGTKLEANMVYSVYAINTADKLEVLVLQDSMVMPSEMPKTGMGGASDDSTASYTAEIIAVAGLGALAFVLYRKRTVQ, from the coding sequence ATGAAAAAGTTTTTTGGGTCTGCACTTGCCGCGGTTATGATGTTTGCTATGATGGCAACGGGGGTTTTTGCTGAGTCTAATGATGCAATGGTTCGTATTGTACATGCTTCACCAGATGCCCCTGCAGTTGATGTGTATGTCGATGGAAAACCAGTAGTCGAGGGTGCGGAGTTTAAGGCGGCAACAGATTACATGCCATTGCCAGCTGGAGAGCATAAAGTAGAAATCTTTGCAGCGGGTACTAAAGATAATGCTGTAATCTCACAAAATTTGTCCGTTGAAGCAGGTAAAGCTTATACAGTAGCTGCAGCAAACATGCTAGAAATGATTGAGCTGGCAGTTGCAGAAGATTCCATGGAAGCAACTGAAGGAAAAGCAAAAGTACGCATCGGCCATCTTTCTCCTGATGCACCGACAGTGGATGTAGGTTTAATCGGAGGGGACGCTTTGTTTAGTGGAGCTACTTTCAAAGCATTTACAGATTATAAAGAGTTAGATCCAAATACTTATGATTTAGAGATTCGAACTCCAGATGGTAAGCAAGTGCTTGACCTCTCTGGAACAAAGCTTGAAGCAAATATGGTTTACAGCGTTTATGCAATCAATACAGCAGATAAACTTGAAGTACTCGTTCTTCAAGACTCAATGGTAATGCCGTCAGAAATGCCAAAAACAGGAATGGGTGGAGCATCTGATGATTCAACGGCAAGCTATACAGCAGAAATTATCGCTGTAGCTGGATTGGGTGCGCTTGCGTTTGTCCTTTATCGAAAACGTACTGTTCAATAA
- a CDS encoding class F sortase translates to MRNQIILIPILFLLSSCSAGNNYESDKKQEYSENKILVSSKEETDTKSAQQTDSMMKMNNDDAKKDESNETESIGILPTKIEIPALKVSASVNGQGLNKDGQMEVPNNGEDVGWYELGTKPGANGNAVIAGHVDDYKGPAVFFYLKNLKAGDLIHVYGKGNEKVSFQVEKVVAYKKDEAPLRVIFGPGQQPRLNLITCTGVYNRKNNEHEKRLVVYAKRIKL, encoded by the coding sequence ATGAGAAATCAAATTATTTTAATACCAATTTTATTCCTGCTGAGCAGTTGCTCAGCAGGGAATAACTATGAAAGTGATAAAAAACAAGAGTATAGTGAGAACAAGATTCTAGTTTCATCAAAAGAAGAAACAGATACAAAATCAGCTCAACAAACCGATTCTATGATGAAAATGAATAACGATGATGCAAAAAAAGATGAGTCAAATGAGACTGAATCCATTGGTATTCTTCCAACAAAAATCGAGATTCCAGCTTTAAAAGTGAGCGCTTCTGTAAATGGACAAGGACTAAACAAAGACGGACAGATGGAAGTGCCAAATAACGGAGAAGATGTTGGTTGGTATGAGCTGGGTACTAAGCCCGGGGCAAATGGGAATGCAGTTATAGCTGGTCACGTTGATGATTATAAAGGCCCTGCTGTATTTTTCTATTTAAAGAACTTGAAAGCAGGTGATCTCATTCATGTTTATGGGAAAGGAAATGAAAAAGTTTCTTTTCAAGTGGAAAAGGTCGTTGCCTATAAAAAAGACGAAGCACCTTTACGTGTGATATTTGGACCTGGTCAGCAGCCTAGGTTAAACCTCATAACATGTACAGGTGTATATAATAGGAAAAACAATGAACATGAGAAACGGTTGGTCGTTTATGCAAAACGGATCAAACTATAA
- a CDS encoding TIGR00266 family protein, which translates to MNNHEIDYKIYGDDMQFVEVELDPKETVIAEAGALMMMEDGIEMETIFGDGSGSSGGTGLMGKLFNAGKRVLTGESLFMTTFTNEEREKKHVSFASPYPGKIIPMDLSELGGKVICQKDAFLAAAKGVAVGIEFQRKIGAGFFGGEGFIMQKLEGDGMAFVHAGGTIHKRELAPGEVLRVDTGCLVAMTSGVDYNIEMVKGVKTALFGGEGLFFATLRGPGTVWIQSLPFSRLASRVFAAAPHRGGSSDEGSIAKGVFGMLNGD; encoded by the coding sequence ATGAATAACCACGAGATTGATTATAAAATTTATGGCGATGATATGCAGTTCGTTGAAGTAGAGTTAGATCCAAAAGAAACGGTAATCGCTGAAGCTGGTGCACTAATGATGATGGAAGACGGCATAGAGATGGAGACGATCTTTGGAGACGGGTCAGGTTCATCAGGCGGCACTGGTTTAATGGGCAAACTATTCAATGCCGGCAAACGCGTACTGACAGGTGAGAGTCTATTCATGACAACATTTACGAATGAAGAACGTGAAAAGAAACATGTTTCATTTGCTTCTCCTTATCCTGGAAAAATCATTCCGATGGATTTAAGTGAACTTGGCGGTAAAGTGATCTGCCAAAAAGATGCGTTTCTAGCCGCTGCGAAAGGTGTAGCAGTCGGCATAGAATTTCAACGTAAGATTGGAGCAGGCTTCTTCGGTGGTGAAGGTTTTATTATGCAGAAGCTTGAAGGCGATGGGATGGCATTCGTTCATGCTGGTGGAACCATTCACAAAAGAGAATTGGCACCTGGCGAAGTACTGCGTGTAGATACGGGATGCTTGGTTGCTATGACAAGCGGAGTTGATTATAATATTGAAATGGTTAAAGGCGTGAAAACAGCACTATTTGGCGGTGAGGGCTTGTTCTTTGCCACATTAAGAGGACCGGGAACCGTTTGGATCCAGTCTCTTCCGTTCAGCCGCTTGGCAAGTCGTGTGTTTGCTGCAGCTCCGCATAGAGGTGGATCAAGTGATGAAGGCAGCATTGCTAAAGGCGTGTTCGGCATGCTAAATGGAGATTGA
- a CDS encoding MerR family transcriptional regulator, translating to MSFENTPYKDKKVISIGIVSELTGLTFRQIRYYEERKLIFPERTEKGTRKYSFSDIEKLVEIANKREDGVQTHEIRTEMKKEKEKPAEKSVLKEMLRGQFNAHFKNNHDQTS from the coding sequence ATGTCTTTTGAAAATACACCATATAAAGATAAGAAGGTTATTTCAATAGGTATTGTAAGTGAGTTAACGGGATTAACATTCAGGCAGATTCGTTATTACGAAGAAAGAAAGTTGATCTTCCCGGAACGTACTGAAAAAGGGACACGGAAATATTCATTTTCTGATATTGAAAAGCTCGTTGAGATTGCAAACAAACGAGAAGACGGAGTACAAACACATGAAATTAGAACAGAGATGAAAAAGGAGAAAGAAAAACCTGCAGAGAAGAGTGTGCTAAAAGAAATGCTCCGTGGACAATTCAATGCTCACTTTAAGAACAACCATGATCAAACATCATAA